One Leuconostoc mesenteroides subsp. mesenteroides ATCC 8293 genomic window, TCTAATCCAATGTAATCCTGATTAACTTTTTTACCATTAACATATAGATTCGCACCTTTATGTGATACTATATCACCGCCAACAGCAATTACGCGTTTCACGTAATCCTTGTGCCCAGATTTAATTTGTGGATCCTCATTGGTTGCGTCAAAAACTATGACATCCCCACGTTTCACAGTAGATATTTTGCTCTCAACAACTAATTCGCCATTGTCTAAATTGGGATTCATTGACGGTCCGTCAACTGTCACCAAAGTAAACAGAAATGTGCGGATAATCAAAGCAATGAAAAGACCAATGACAATGGGTATTACCCAGTTTTTTATAAAGTTCATATCCTATCTGCCCCTCTAACATTAAATAATATTATATCAGTTTTTAAAAAATATTTATACAAAAAAAGCTGGAAACAGTGTTATAACAACATTGTTTCCAGCTAATAATATCATTTTTTACCGCTTACGGCGTTTTGCTTTTCTGATTTTACGTTGTTTTTCTTTTTCAAGTTGCGCTGCTGCTTCACGTTCACGTCGTATTTTGAAAGGATTTTGCAAGAAAAATGTCTGTACAGTTTGGAAAGCATTTCCCACAACCCAGTACAGTGACAAAGCACTCGGAACGGCTAGAGCAGAGAAAAAGATGATCACAGGGAAAATGTATGGCATAGCCTTAGTCATACCATTTTGATCGGGGTTAGATTGCATTGAAAGCCATGATGATGCAAACGTGAACAATGCGGCCAACACCGGTAAAATAAAGTACGGATCATTACTTCCCAATTGTAGCCACAGAA contains:
- the lepB gene encoding signal peptidase I: MNFIKNWVIPIVIGLFIALIIRTFLFTLVTVDGPSMNPNLDNGELVVESKISTVKRGDVIVFDATNEDPQIKSGHKDYVKRVIAVGGDIVSHKGANLYVNGKKVNQDYIGLEQQSGGTWGDWTLKTLSSRDFWQKKDRNKTVVPKNSYFVLGDHRSVSNDSRMFGYVEKKHVLGKIYVPFWNSDNQSKENVNDQSKKFFAN